The following are encoded in a window of Limibacter armeniacum genomic DNA:
- the dnaK gene encoding molecular chaperone DnaK has product MGKIIGIDLGTTNSCVSVMEGNEAVVIPNSEGRRTTPSVVAFLDNGERKVGDPAKRQAITNPKHTVSSIKRFMGRKYSEVTGEIEQIAYQVAEGPNDTPRVKIEDKLYTPQEVSAIVLQKMKKTAEDYLGTEVSEAVITVPAYFNDAQRQATKEAGEIAGLQVKRIINEPTAAALAYGMDKMDGDKKIAVFDLGGGTFDISILELGDGVFEVLSTNGDTHLGGDDFDKVLIDWLAEEFKKDHPTIDLRKDPMAMQRLKEAAEKAKIELSSSSSTEINLPYIMPVDGVPQHLVKSLSRAKFEQLADDLVRRSMEPCKRALQDAGLSTSDIDDVILVGGSTRIPRVQEEVEKFFGKKPSKGVNPDEVVATGAAIQGGVLTGEVKDVLLLDVTPLSLGIETMGGVFTKLIESNTTIPTKKSQVFSTAADNQPSVEIHVVQGERPMANDNKTIGRFHLDGIPPAPRGVPQIEVTFDIDANGIIHVSAKDKGTNKEQSIRIEASSGLTEEEIQRMRQEAEANADADNAAKEKVEKLNNADAMIFQTEKQLKEYGDKLSEGNKSAIETALKDLKEAHQAQDVAKIDTALEAMNAAWQAASQEMYQASGDAGAAGADPNAAGAGGAGAEGANANAGGKDDDVTDVDFEEVK; this is encoded by the coding sequence ATGGGAAAAATCATCGGCATTGACTTGGGTACAACCAACTCTTGCGTTTCCGTAATGGAAGGTAACGAAGCAGTTGTAATTCCTAACTCTGAAGGTAGAAGAACAACTCCTTCAGTAGTGGCGTTTTTGGATAATGGAGAAAGAAAGGTAGGTGACCCTGCAAAACGTCAGGCCATCACTAACCCTAAGCACACTGTATCTTCTATCAAGCGTTTCATGGGTAGAAAATACTCTGAAGTGACAGGTGAGATCGAGCAAATCGCTTACCAAGTGGCAGAAGGACCAAACGATACACCAAGAGTTAAAATCGAAGATAAATTATATACACCTCAAGAAGTTTCTGCGATTGTACTTCAGAAAATGAAGAAAACAGCAGAGGACTACTTGGGTACTGAAGTATCAGAAGCGGTAATTACAGTTCCTGCATACTTTAACGATGCACAGCGTCAAGCAACTAAAGAGGCTGGTGAAATTGCTGGTCTGCAAGTAAAACGTATCATCAACGAGCCAACTGCCGCAGCACTTGCATACGGTATGGACAAGATGGACGGTGACAAGAAAATCGCAGTATTTGACCTTGGTGGTGGTACTTTCGATATCTCGATCCTTGAATTGGGTGACGGTGTATTTGAGGTACTTTCAACAAATGGTGATACACACCTTGGTGGTGATGACTTTGATAAAGTACTGATCGACTGGTTGGCTGAAGAGTTCAAGAAAGATCACCCAACTATCGACCTGAGAAAAGATCCTATGGCGATGCAACGTCTGAAAGAAGCTGCTGAGAAAGCGAAAATCGAGCTTTCTTCATCTTCTTCTACAGAGATCAACCTGCCATACATCATGCCAGTTGATGGTGTACCACAACACTTGGTGAAGTCACTGTCAAGAGCAAAATTCGAGCAATTGGCTGACGATCTGGTACGTCGTTCAATGGAACCTTGTAAGAGAGCACTGCAAGATGCAGGTCTTTCTACTTCAGATATCGATGACGTAATCTTGGTAGGTGGTTCAACTCGTATCCCTAGAGTTCAAGAGGAAGTAGAAAAATTCTTCGGCAAGAAGCCATCTAAAGGTGTAAACCCTGATGAGGTAGTAGCAACTGGTGCCGCTATCCAAGGTGGTGTATTGACAGGTGAAGTAAAAGACGTTCTTCTGTTGGACGTAACGCCGCTTTCATTGGGTATCGAAACAATGGGTGGTGTATTCACTAAACTGATCGAGTCAAACACGACAATCCCTACGAAGAAGTCACAGGTATTCTCAACTGCTGCTGACAACCAGCCGTCTGTAGAGATCCACGTAGTACAGGGTGAGCGTCCAATGGCAAACGATAACAAAACGATTGGTAGATTCCACTTGGATGGTATTCCACCAGCACCAAGAGGTGTACCTCAAATCGAAGTAACATTTGACATTGATGCCAACGGTATCATCCACGTATCAGCGAAAGACAAAGGTACTAACAAGGAGCAAAGCATCCGTATTGAGGCTTCTTCTGGTCTGACTGAGGAGGAAATCCAAAGAATGAGACAGGAAGCTGAAGCGAATGCTGATGCTGACAACGCTGCCAAAGAAAAAGTGGAAAAACTGAATAACGCAGATGCGATGATTTTCCAAACTGAAAAGCAGCTGAAAGAATATGGCGACAAGCTTTCTGAAGGTAACAAGTCGGCTATCGAAACGGCTCTGAAAGACCTGAAAGAAGCTCACCAAGCGCAGGATGTTGCTAAAATCGATACTGCACTGGAAGCTATGAACGCTGCATGGCAGGCAGCTTCTCAGGAAATGTATCAGGCTAGTGGCGATGCTGGAGCAGCAGGTGCTGACCCTAATGCTGCGGGTGCAGGAGGAGCAGGTGCTGAAGGTGCCAATGCTAATGCTGGCGGCAAGGATGATGACGTAACTGATGTTGACTTCGAAGAAGTGAAATAA
- a CDS encoding Gfo/Idh/MocA family oxidoreductase: MKRINVAIVGFGLGGKVFHAPILSSLEEFSITKIMTSNPQHTAFAQVHYPNAEVVTSYDSILEDQNIELVVIATPNHLHFSLASDALKHHKHVIVEKPFTVTTDEADQLIALAKQQERIITVNHNRRWDSDFLTIQKLVKSEVLGEIMEYEAHFDRFRNYVKEGAWKETTVSGSGILYDLGSHLIDQALSLFGLPKSVYADLRMQREHSPVVDNFEVILSYNDKKVTLKAGMLVRETGPRYSIYGREGTFIKSGMDVQEELLGKGKKPNDDANWGTEPIENWGTLNTTFKGLHFKGSIESEKGDYRKLYKNLAGAIRGTEEIAVSGEQARNVISIIELAYLSHQEQRVISFE; encoded by the coding sequence ATGAAGAGAATCAATGTAGCCATAGTTGGATTCGGATTGGGTGGTAAAGTTTTCCACGCACCAATCCTTAGTAGTCTTGAAGAGTTTTCCATCACAAAGATCATGACCTCAAACCCTCAGCATACTGCTTTTGCTCAGGTGCATTATCCTAATGCAGAGGTTGTCACTTCTTATGATTCGATTCTAGAGGATCAAAATATTGAGTTGGTCGTCATTGCCACACCAAACCACTTACACTTCTCACTAGCAAGTGATGCACTTAAGCATCACAAACATGTAATCGTAGAAAAGCCTTTCACTGTCACTACTGACGAAGCCGACCAGCTAATAGCTTTAGCGAAGCAGCAAGAACGGATTATCACTGTGAACCATAATAGACGTTGGGATAGCGACTTCCTGACTATCCAAAAACTGGTTAAGTCTGAAGTACTCGGCGAAATCATGGAGTATGAAGCACACTTTGACCGCTTTCGCAATTATGTAAAGGAGGGCGCATGGAAAGAAACTACGGTGTCAGGGTCGGGTATTCTTTATGACTTGGGTAGTCACCTGATTGATCAGGCTCTTTCGCTTTTTGGTTTACCCAAAAGTGTTTATGCTGACTTAAGAATGCAGCGAGAACACTCACCCGTTGTGGATAACTTTGAGGTTATTTTATCCTATAATGACAAGAAGGTAACCCTTAAAGCTGGTATGCTTGTCCGTGAAACGGGGCCTCGCTACAGTATTTATGGTAGGGAAGGCACATTTATCAAGTCAGGAATGGATGTTCAGGAGGAACTTTTAGGCAAAGGAAAAAAACCTAATGATGATGCTAATTGGGGGACTGAACCTATAGAAAATTGGGGAACATTGAACACCACTTTCAAAGGCCTTCATTTTAAAGGAAGTATTGAAAGTGAAAAAGGAGACTATAGAAAGCTATATAAAAACCTTGCGGGGGCCATTAGAGGGACAGAAGAGATCGCTGTTAGTGGAGAGCAAGCCCGTAACGTAATCAGTATTATTGAGCTAGCCTATTTAAGCCATCAGGAACAAAGAGTCATTTCTTTCGAATAA
- a CDS encoding ADP-ribose polymerase, giving the protein MEATAQKLRTCKLIMVTSNNNNKYYEMREDTSHDTFTVLYGRVGGRSSKATYNISQWDTKYNEKIRKGYKDQTHLFAETKEDSIELADIDDAVVEQLVKELMAYASKSISYNYNVTADQVTEKQVAQAQAILDELVAKVEENMDINAFNTSLLELYQIIPRKMGNVKEHLLKEIDTPAALEEVQQMLNTEQETLDVMRGQVQINEQKKEAIEEKQSINLLEAMGLRIEQENDPKVIKTIMKKMDDQSTRFKRAYKVINLRTQKKFDQFLSEKKNKKTELFWHGSRNENWMSIMENGLVLRPAAVINGKMFGYGLYFADKFQKSLNYTSLRGAYWTGGGENRAFLALYNVHVGNQMKIKKHESWCYDLNEKNLKERNEKYDSLYAKGGADLINNEYIVYNEAQCTVQYLVEVH; this is encoded by the coding sequence ATGGAAGCAACAGCTCAAAAACTTAGAACTTGTAAACTTATTATGGTGACATCCAACAATAATAATAAGTACTATGAAATGAGGGAAGATACTTCGCATGACACCTTTACAGTTCTCTACGGTAGAGTTGGTGGTAGAAGCTCAAAGGCTACTTACAACATTTCGCAGTGGGATACTAAATACAATGAAAAAATCCGAAAGGGTTATAAAGACCAGACCCATCTTTTTGCAGAAACCAAGGAAGACTCAATTGAACTAGCGGATATCGATGATGCAGTAGTAGAGCAGTTGGTGAAAGAACTAATGGCTTATGCTAGCAAGTCAATCAGCTATAACTATAACGTAACAGCAGATCAGGTAACTGAAAAGCAGGTAGCACAGGCACAGGCAATATTGGATGAATTGGTAGCCAAAGTGGAAGAGAATATGGATATCAATGCTTTTAATACTTCGTTGTTGGAGCTTTACCAAATTATCCCACGTAAGATGGGGAATGTTAAAGAGCATTTACTCAAGGAAATCGATACGCCAGCCGCTTTAGAAGAGGTACAGCAAATGCTGAATACAGAGCAGGAAACGTTGGATGTCATGCGTGGACAGGTACAGATCAATGAGCAGAAGAAAGAAGCCATTGAAGAAAAACAAAGCATTAACCTGTTGGAAGCAATGGGCTTGAGAATTGAGCAGGAAAATGATCCAAAAGTAATCAAAACGATTATGAAGAAAATGGATGACCAGTCTACTCGCTTCAAACGTGCTTATAAAGTGATAAACCTGCGTACTCAAAAGAAATTTGACCAGTTCCTGAGTGAAAAGAAAAACAAAAAGACAGAGCTTTTCTGGCATGGTAGCCGAAATGAGAACTGGATGTCAATTATGGAAAATGGTTTGGTGTTGAGACCAGCAGCTGTGATCAATGGGAAAATGTTTGGTTATGGACTTTACTTTGCCGACAAATTCCAAAAGTCACTGAATTATACCTCCCTACGAGGAGCTTACTGGACAGGAGGAGGAGAAAACAGAGCTTTTCTGGCACTTTATAATGTACATGTTGGTAACCAAATGAAAATCAAGAAGCACGAGTCTTGGTGTTATGATTTGAACGAAAAGAACTTGAAAGAAAGGAATGAGAAATATGATTCGCTGTATGCTAAGGGAGGTGCTGACCTGATTAATAATGAATACATTGTCTACAATGAAGCACAGTGTACAGTACAGTACCTAGTAGAAGTTCATTAA
- a CDS encoding carbon-nitrogen hydrolase family protein — protein MILKIATSQFPISADIIKNKDYILKQMREASQEGCDVIHLPEGSLSGYAGVDFESFKDFDWATLLQSTKEIMAEAKSLALWVILGSSHRLSGNNKPHNSLYIINDRGDIEDRYDKLFCAGDDTGTVGDLAHYSSGNHFTTFEIKGVKCGVLICHDYRYPELYRELKKRHVEVVFHSYHAGNMDSERQRFMESQIGEAYFHLNPGRTYPEITMPATMISYAANNYVWISCSNTSAQESCWGSFIVRADGVIVGRQEKNCEGILLTEFDTQQSYYDSTQFWRERAINGNYFSGEKIDDERSSQRHLL, from the coding sequence ATGATTCTAAAAATAGCGACAAGTCAATTTCCTATCTCAGCTGATATTATAAAAAACAAGGATTATATCCTCAAGCAAATGAGAGAGGCATCGCAGGAAGGTTGTGATGTTATACACTTGCCTGAAGGTAGTTTGTCTGGTTATGCAGGGGTTGATTTTGAAAGTTTTAAAGACTTTGATTGGGCTACATTACTTCAGTCAACAAAGGAAATTATGGCTGAAGCAAAGTCACTTGCCTTATGGGTGATTTTGGGATCTTCCCATAGACTTTCAGGTAACAACAAGCCGCACAATAGTCTTTATATAATCAATGATCGGGGAGATATTGAGGACAGATATGATAAGCTATTTTGTGCAGGTGATGATACGGGAACTGTTGGTGACCTTGCTCATTATTCTTCAGGAAATCATTTTACTACCTTTGAAATTAAGGGTGTAAAGTGTGGCGTATTGATTTGCCATGATTACAGGTACCCCGAACTCTACAGGGAGCTTAAAAAACGACATGTAGAGGTTGTATTCCATTCCTACCATGCAGGTAATATGGATAGCGAACGTCAACGGTTTATGGAATCTCAAATAGGAGAGGCGTATTTTCATTTGAATCCAGGGCGGACATATCCAGAAATTACAATGCCAGCAACCATGATTTCATATGCAGCTAATAATTATGTTTGGATAAGCTGTAGCAATACTTCTGCTCAAGAAAGTTGTTGGGGCAGTTTTATAGTGAGGGCAGATGGAGTGATTGTGGGTAGACAGGAAAAGAATTGTGAAGGAATCTTGTTGACAGAATTTGATACACAACAATCTTATTACGATTCAACACAGTTTTGGCGGGAGAGAGCCATCAATGGAAATTACTTCAGTGGAGAAAAAATTGATGATGAGAGATCCTCTCAGCGCCATTTACTTTGA
- a CDS encoding GNAT family N-acetyltransferase, with the protein MSITVQTERLQLCEATLEDGRFFYELLNTPSWIEFIGDRGIRTLEDAESYIQQSLISSYLENGFGLYKMVLREKNQPIGLCGLVKRSDLKKPDIGFAILPEYEGKGLVFEAAVAVLEYARQVLGQDEVWAITTEENLKSRRLIERIGLGYVKHVQFDADQQQFLLYSNKVVTQN; encoded by the coding sequence ATGAGTATCACAGTACAGACTGAAAGGCTTCAGCTTTGCGAAGCAACATTGGAGGATGGGAGATTCTTTTATGAATTGCTCAATACACCAAGTTGGATTGAATTTATTGGTGATAGGGGAATTCGGACATTGGAGGATGCTGAAAGTTATATCCAGCAATCATTGATCAGTAGCTATCTGGAGAATGGTTTTGGCCTTTACAAGATGGTACTGAGAGAGAAAAACCAGCCAATTGGATTGTGTGGTTTGGTAAAGCGCTCTGACTTAAAAAAGCCAGATATTGGCTTTGCCATTTTACCTGAATATGAAGGAAAAGGACTTGTCTTTGAAGCAGCCGTAGCAGTGTTGGAGTATGCACGTCAAGTGTTGGGGCAGGATGAGGTTTGGGCTATCACGACCGAAGAAAACCTGAAGTCACGAAGACTGATAGAACGTATCGGGCTTGGGTATGTCAAGCATGTACAGTTTGATGCTGACCAGCAACAATTTCTCCTTTACTCTAACAAAGTAGTCACCCAAAATTGA
- a CDS encoding GNAT family N-acetyltransferase, producing MEIINISIRKVGSNEVEFLQELGRRTFLETFGDSNTNEDMEDYLSESFDYHKLKAEVVHPLSDFYFAEVNGNVVGYLKLNLGEAQTESELQNACEIERIYVLSEYLGKKVGQQLFEKAVAIAKSTNVEWLWLGVWEHNQRAIRFYEKNGMEVFGQHVFKLGEDEQTDLLMRLALY from the coding sequence ATGGAAATCATCAATATATCAATCAGGAAAGTTGGCAGCAATGAAGTTGAGTTTTTGCAGGAACTGGGTAGAAGGACATTTCTGGAAACTTTTGGCGACAGCAATACTAATGAGGATATGGAAGACTACTTATCAGAGAGTTTTGACTATCATAAGCTGAAGGCTGAAGTAGTGCATCCATTGTCTGATTTCTATTTTGCTGAGGTAAATGGAAATGTAGTTGGTTACCTGAAACTGAACTTGGGAGAGGCTCAAACTGAATCAGAATTGCAAAATGCTTGTGAAATTGAGCGGATTTATGTGCTGTCAGAGTATTTAGGGAAAAAAGTTGGACAACAGCTTTTTGAGAAAGCGGTCGCAATTGCCAAGTCTACAAATGTAGAGTGGTTATGGCTAGGTGTTTGGGAACATAACCAGAGAGCTATCCGGTTTTATGAAAAGAATGGGATGGAAGTTTTTGGTCAGCATGTTTTTAAGCTAGGAGAAGATGAACAGACTGACTTGTTGATGAGGTTGGCTTTATATTAA
- a CDS encoding P-loop NTPase family protein has translation MRIILLGNSGSGKTSMARQIVNNQNIPILSLDEVAWNAGPARKPIEESTKLLQDFIDAHEHWVIEGCYGDLVEAILPFCSELRFLNPGIETCVKHCQLRPWEPDKFDSEKEQRATLDYLISWVKMYEERDDEYGLKKHRKVFDSFNGVKKEYLSVSEYNH, from the coding sequence ATGAGAATTATTCTGCTTGGTAATTCGGGGAGTGGAAAAACATCAATGGCTCGCCAAATAGTCAACAATCAAAATATTCCAATACTCTCGTTGGATGAGGTAGCTTGGAATGCAGGGCCTGCTCGAAAGCCGATTGAAGAGAGTACCAAATTGCTACAGGATTTTATTGATGCCCATGAGCATTGGGTAATTGAGGGGTGTTATGGAGATCTTGTTGAAGCTATTTTACCCTTTTGCTCTGAATTAAGGTTTCTGAATCCAGGCATAGAAACGTGTGTAAAACATTGTCAACTCAGACCTTGGGAACCTGATAAGTTTGATTCGGAAAAGGAACAACGCGCAACGTTGGATTACTTGATTAGTTGGGTGAAAATGTATGAAGAAAGGGATGATGAATATGGGTTGAAAAAACATCGAAAAGTGTTTGATTCTTTCAATGGGGTGAAGAAAGAGTACCTTTCCGTTTCAGAGTACAACCATTAG